A window of Paremcibacter congregatus contains these coding sequences:
- a CDS encoding FMN-binding protein — translation MRGITGLLYFLILLTPSLWAGAAVTEETYLKTDDYITAALGQKPEKPGILWVTGDMRLTVEKILDRKTFPLRYRYWRNGNRTVWILNEIGKVLPITTGITVENEKIIDLTVLTYRESHGSEIRFPAYSNQFNDVTLKDNLRLSKPINGISGATLSTNAMKKVSRLALYLHHKLMEENGSTTAK, via the coding sequence ATGCGTGGTATAACCGGACTTCTATATTTTCTGATCCTGCTCACCCCTTCCCTCTGGGCAGGCGCGGCGGTCACGGAAGAAACCTATCTCAAGACCGATGATTATATTACTGCGGCCCTTGGTCAAAAACCTGAAAAGCCGGGTATCCTGTGGGTGACCGGCGACATGCGGCTAACGGTGGAAAAAATTCTGGACCGCAAAACCTTCCCGCTGCGCTATCGTTACTGGCGCAACGGAAACCGGACGGTATGGATTCTCAATGAAATTGGCAAGGTTTTGCCGATCACAACCGGCATCACCGTAGAAAACGAAAAAATCATTGATCTGACGGTCCTCACCTACCGGGAAAGCCATGGATCGGAAATTCGTTTTCCCGCCTATAGCAATCAGTTCAATGATGTCACCCTGAAAGATAACCTGCGGCTGTCCAAACCTATAAATGGCATTTCCGGCGCGACCCTGTCGACCAACGCCATGAAAAAAGTCAGCCGCCTGGCGCTCTACCTTCACCATAAGCTCATGGAAGAAAATGGCTCAACAACCGCAAAATAA
- a CDS encoding PepSY domain-containing protein has protein sequence MAQQPQNNRNGRQKTIRRWHRRVGYVSLLLVMILSITGLILNRTEKLGLDQITIQNKVISALYGLAPDAPAVHFPLDGHWVSWLDGRLYYDNKLIAQNSPRPRGAIQLQEIFAVAATDRLSLYLMDGSLVETLDQAALPGPITRLGHSKDHHLIIDSQGTYYNSPDDFLSWTRREDPTDFTPSEQAPAPAPIVEAVLRDYQGQGISLYKIILDLHSGHIFGAYGPYLMDLAAISLIFLGITGLMKRRQNGKNKRRNEK, from the coding sequence ATGGCTCAACAACCGCAAAATAACCGCAATGGGCGGCAGAAAACCATCCGCCGCTGGCATCGTCGGGTCGGCTATGTGTCGCTGCTGCTGGTTATGATTCTAAGCATAACCGGTCTGATTCTTAACCGCACGGAAAAGCTCGGCCTTGACCAGATCACCATCCAGAATAAGGTTATCTCCGCATTATACGGTCTGGCCCCGGATGCCCCCGCGGTTCATTTTCCTCTGGACGGCCATTGGGTCAGCTGGCTGGACGGACGTTTATATTACGACAACAAGCTGATCGCGCAAAACAGTCCCCGCCCCCGGGGAGCAATACAATTGCAGGAAATATTCGCCGTCGCCGCAACAGACCGCCTGTCGCTTTACCTGATGGATGGCAGCCTGGTGGAAACCCTTGATCAGGCCGCTCTGCCCGGCCCCATCACGCGCCTCGGCCATAGTAAGGATCACCACCTGATTATCGACAGTCAGGGTACCTATTATAATAGCCCCGACGATTTCCTCAGCTGGACGCGTCGGGAAGACCCTACGGACTTCACCCCGTCCGAACAGGCCCCGGCCCCGGCCCCTATCGTTGAGGCTGTCCTGCGGGACTATCAAGGTCAGGGTATTTCTCTTTATAAAATTATTCTTGATCTGCATTCCGGCCATATATTCGGCGCCTATGGGCCATATCTTATGGACTTGGCCGCGATAAGCCTTATATTCCTAGGCATTACCGGATTAATGAAACGCAGACAAAACGGCAAGAACAAGCGCCGCAACGAAAAATGA
- a CDS encoding undecaprenyl-diphosphate phosphatase, whose product MTLLQIIVLAIVQGITEFLPISSSGHLILVPALTDWPDQGLLMDVGVHVGTLAAVLVYFRQDVATLIRGFWHLVTFNKDASPQNRRLMLALILSTIPVVVIGGIVSKMGWNDTWRTIEIIGWTSIIFGLLLYVLDKTCAVNKVIADMRYGQALIIGLAQVLAIIPGTSRSGITMTAARGLGFTRTEAARFSMLMSIPTILAAGTIEGLKLFESGDMALSTDILLGAGLSFITALIAIAGLMTWLQKSSMTPFVIYRVILGIGLLGLVYG is encoded by the coding sequence GTGACGTTATTGCAGATTATCGTACTGGCTATTGTCCAGGGCATTACCGAATTCCTCCCCATCAGTTCTTCCGGCCATCTGATCCTTGTTCCTGCCCTGACAGACTGGCCTGACCAGGGGCTGCTGATGGATGTCGGGGTCCATGTCGGGACTCTCGCCGCCGTATTAGTGTACTTCCGTCAGGATGTCGCCACCCTGATCCGGGGCTTTTGGCATCTTGTCACCTTCAACAAGGACGCCTCGCCGCAAAACCGCCGCCTGATGCTGGCCCTGATCCTGTCAACCATTCCGGTGGTGGTGATCGGCGGCATCGTCTCTAAAATGGGCTGGAATGACACCTGGCGCACCATCGAAATTATCGGCTGGACCAGCATCATCTTTGGCCTGCTGCTTTATGTGCTCGACAAGACCTGTGCAGTGAACAAAGTGATCGCCGACATGCGCTATGGGCAGGCCCTGATCATTGGCCTTGCACAGGTGCTGGCAATCATTCCAGGGACCAGCCGTTCGGGCATCACCATGACGGCCGCACGCGGACTGGGATTTACCCGTACAGAAGCCGCCCGTTTTTCCATGCTGATGTCGATCCCGACAATTCTGGCTGCCGGCACCATCGAAGGTCTGAAACTTTTCGAGTCCGGTGACATGGCCTTGAGCACCGATATTCTCCTCGGCGCGGGCTTGTCATTCATTACGGCCCTGATCGCCATAGCAGGATTAATGACCTGGCTGCAAAAATCCAGCATGACACCCTTTGTCATTTACCGGGTAATTCTCGGGATTGGATTATTAGGGCTGGTTTACGGCTAA